Within the Sporichthyaceae bacterium genome, the region CCGCACGCTGGAAAGCGTGCAGGGCAATGCGCGGCTCGCGCAGGGGTCGGTGGCCGAGGAGGTTGTCGCGGTGCTCGGCGCGACCGACCGGGACGTGGAGATCGGCGGCGCCGGCCTGGCCGCGGCGGCGATCGAACTCGGCCTCGTCGACGAGTTCCGGATCTTCCGCTACCCGGTCCTCGTCGGGGGCGGCACGCCCTTCCTGGCGCCGGTCACCGAAAGCGTTGTGCTGGACCTCGTGGAGACCCGGGCGTTCGGCTCGCGGGTGATCTACGAGCGCTACCGGCGCGCGCCGGCTCCCTGATCCGCGGCAGCGGCCTTCAGCTGTTCGACCAGGATGTCGCCGTGGCCCGCGTGCCGAGCCAGTTCGGCGATCATGTGCGCGTAGATGTAGCGCAGGTTCACCGGGCCGAAGCGCCACTCGAACTGCTCGTCGAGGCCGTGCTGCGCAGCCACCTCGCGCGAGTGCTCGCAGGCGGCCAGGAAGGCCGAACGCACCGAGGCGATGGTGTCCGCGGGCTCGAGCA harbors:
- a CDS encoding dihydrofolate reductase family protein; this translates as MGVSVDGFITDREGGIGWTPPDEELFRFHLARVSELGAVLLGRKLYQTMLVWETDLSLRDDEAGAAFAEIWCALPKVVFSRTLESVQGNARLAQGSVAEEVVAVLGATDRDVEIGGAGLAAAAIELGLVDEFRIFRYPVLVGGGTPFLAPVTESVVLDLVETRAFGSRVIYERYRRAPAP